Proteins co-encoded in one Pseudomonas fluorescens genomic window:
- a CDS encoding SDR family oxidoreductase, whose translation MQNRMMITGAGSGLGREIALRWAREGWQLALSDVSEPGLQETLKLVREAGGDGFIQRCDVRDYSQLTAFAQACEEKFGGIDIIVNNAGVASGGFFSELSLEDWDWQIAINLMGVVKGCKAFLPLLEQSKGKIINIASMAALMQGPAMSNYNVAKAGVVALSESLLIELAQQEVGVHVVCPSFFQTNLLDSFRGPTPAMKAQVGKLLESSPITAADIADYIYKQVAAGEFMILPHEQGRMAWAIKQKNPQLLYNEMTAMAEKMRAKAKQNNG comes from the coding sequence ATGCAAAATCGCATGATGATCACTGGCGCGGGCTCCGGCCTGGGTCGCGAAATCGCGCTGCGCTGGGCGCGTGAAGGCTGGCAACTGGCGTTGTCCGATGTCAGCGAGCCCGGCTTGCAGGAGACTCTGAAACTGGTTCGCGAGGCGGGTGGCGACGGTTTCATCCAGCGCTGCGATGTGCGCGATTACAGCCAGCTCACTGCGTTCGCTCAGGCCTGTGAAGAGAAGTTCGGCGGCATCGACATCATCGTCAACAACGCCGGTGTGGCCTCGGGTGGATTCTTCAGCGAGCTGTCGCTGGAAGACTGGGACTGGCAGATCGCGATCAACCTGATGGGCGTGGTCAAGGGCTGCAAGGCGTTCCTGCCGTTGCTGGAGCAAAGCAAGGGCAAGATCATCAACATCGCCTCGATGGCGGCACTGATGCAAGGTCCGGCGATGAGCAACTACAACGTCGCCAAGGCCGGCGTGGTGGCGTTGTCCGAAAGCCTGTTGATCGAACTGGCCCAGCAGGAAGTCGGTGTCCATGTGGTCTGCCCGTCGTTCTTCCAGACCAATCTGCTGGACTCGTTCCGTGGTCCGACACCGGCCATGAAAGCCCAGGTTGGCAAGTTGCTGGAGAGTTCGCCGATCACCGCCGCCGATATTGCCGATTACATCTACAAGCAGGTTGCGGCCGGCGAGTTCATGATCCTGCCCCATGAGCAAGGGCGAATGGCCTGGGCGATCAAGCAGAAGAACCCGCAGCTGCTGTACAACGAAATGACCGCGATGGCCGAAAAGATGCGCGCCAAGGCCAAGCAGAACAACGGCTGA
- a CDS encoding DUF3309 family protein, whose product MDMGTILIIILILLLIGGLPVFPHSRSWGYGPSGIIGVVLVVLLVLLLLGRI is encoded by the coding sequence ATCGACATGGGCACAATTCTTATCATTATCCTGATCCTGTTGCTGATCGGTGGTCTGCCGGTCTTCCCGCACTCCAGAAGTTGGGGTTATGGCCCTTCGGGCATTATCGGTGTGGTGCTGGTAGTCCTGTTGGTGCTGCTGTTACTCGGTCGGATATGA
- a CDS encoding LTA synthase family protein, producing the protein MANPDALNQQRSSSRLLQPTVKSHLAYTLLCALVMMVMFSVLRLALLVYNREMILDTPASTFFEAFANGLRFDLRLVVYLCVPMVLALFSARAMAARGFFRLWLTVTSSIALFLGLMEMDFYREFHQRLNGLVFQYVKEDPKTVMSMLWYGFPVVRYLLAWAVGTVILTLAFKAADRLTRPRGPFSGGNVGTRQVAPWYARLAVFVVCLLICVVAVRGTLRQGPPLRWGDVYTTESNFANQLGLNGTLSLIAAAKDRMGEDRNNIWKATLPQDQAQKVVREMLVMPDDKLVDADIAAVRRDYTPPADKTLPIKNVVVILMESMAGHSVGALGAPGNITPYLDKLSKEGLLFDRFFSNGTHTHQGMFATMACFPNLPGFEYLMQTPEGSHKLSGLPQLLSARKYDDVYVYNGDFAWDNQSGFFSNQGMTNFVGRNDFVNPVFSDPTWGVSDQDMFDRGLVELKARENGKPFYALLQTLSNHTPYALPTPLPVERVTDRGTLNEHLTAMRYADWALGQFFEKARKEPYFKETLFVIVGDHGFGNERQITEMDLGRFNVPMLMIAPGIQEKFGTRDHTVGTQIDIVPTIMGRLGGEVRHQCWGRDLLNLPAGDTGFGVIKPSGSEQTTAIVTADQILVLPKEKEMAPKIYQYQLGANPSAEIIPDAPRTAELKLKLEAFLQTATKSLIDNTAGVINGKPD; encoded by the coding sequence ATGGCAAACCCGGACGCCCTGAATCAGCAGCGATCTTCCAGTCGCCTGCTGCAACCGACCGTCAAATCGCATCTGGCCTACACGCTCTTGTGCGCGCTGGTCATGATGGTGATGTTTTCCGTGCTGCGCCTCGCGCTGCTGGTCTACAACCGCGAGATGATCCTCGACACCCCGGCTTCGACCTTCTTCGAAGCTTTCGCCAACGGCCTGCGTTTCGACCTGCGCCTGGTGGTCTACCTCTGCGTTCCGATGGTGCTGGCGCTGTTCAGTGCCCGGGCCATGGCTGCGCGCGGGTTCTTCCGCCTGTGGCTGACCGTGACCTCCAGCATCGCGCTGTTCCTCGGCCTGATGGAGATGGACTTCTACCGCGAGTTCCACCAGCGCCTCAACGGCCTGGTGTTCCAGTATGTGAAGGAAGACCCGAAAACCGTGATGAGCATGCTCTGGTACGGTTTCCCGGTGGTGCGTTACCTGCTGGCCTGGGCCGTGGGCACGGTGATCCTGACCCTGGCGTTCAAGGCCGCCGACCGTCTGACCCGTCCGCGTGGCCCGTTCAGCGGTGGCAACGTCGGCACCCGTCAGGTGGCGCCATGGTATGCGCGTCTGGCGGTGTTCGTGGTGTGCCTGCTGATCTGTGTGGTCGCCGTGCGCGGCACCCTGCGTCAGGGCCCGCCGCTGCGTTGGGGTGATGTGTACACCACCGAATCGAACTTCGCCAACCAGCTCGGCCTCAATGGCACCCTGTCGCTGATCGCGGCCGCCAAGGACCGCATGGGCGAAGACCGCAACAACATCTGGAAAGCCACGCTGCCGCAGGATCAGGCGCAGAAAGTGGTGCGCGAAATGCTGGTGATGCCGGACGACAAACTGGTCGATGCCGACATCGCCGCCGTACGTCGCGACTACACCCCGCCAGCCGACAAGACCCTGCCGATCAAGAATGTCGTCGTGATCCTGATGGAAAGCATGGCCGGTCACTCGGTGGGCGCTCTGGGCGCGCCGGGCAACATCACGCCGTACCTCGACAAACTGTCGAAGGAAGGCCTGCTGTTCGACCGTTTCTTCTCCAACGGCACCCACACCCACCAGGGTATGTTCGCCACCATGGCGTGCTTTCCGAACCTGCCGGGTTTCGAGTACCTGATGCAGACCCCGGAAGGCAGCCACAAACTGTCCGGCCTGCCGCAGCTGCTTAGTGCGCGCAAGTATGACGACGTCTACGTCTACAACGGTGACTTCGCCTGGGATAACCAGTCCGGTTTCTTCAGCAACCAGGGCATGACCAACTTCGTTGGCCGCAACGACTTCGTCAATCCGGTGTTCTCCGATCCGACCTGGGGCGTGTCCGACCAGGACATGTTCGACCGTGGTCTGGTGGAGCTCAAGGCGCGGGAAAACGGCAAGCCGTTCTATGCACTGCTGCAGACCCTGTCCAACCACACGCCGTACGCCTTGCCGACGCCATTGCCGGTCGAGCGCGTGACCGATCGTGGCACGCTCAACGAACACCTGACCGCCATGCGTTATGCGGATTGGGCGCTGGGCCAGTTCTTCGAGAAGGCCCGCAAGGAGCCGTACTTCAAGGAAACCCTGTTCGTCATCGTCGGCGATCACGGTTTTGGCAACGAGCGTCAGATTACCGAAATGGACCTGGGCCGCTTCAACGTACCGATGCTGATGATCGCACCGGGCATCCAGGAAAAATTCGGTACCCGTGACCACACCGTAGGGACGCAGATCGACATCGTGCCGACCATCATGGGTCGTCTGGGCGGCGAAGTGCGCCATCAGTGCTGGGGTCGTGACCTGCTCAACCTGCCGGCAGGCGACACCGGTTTCGGTGTGATCAAGCCGTCGGGCAGCGAGCAGACCACGGCGATCGTGACCGCTGACCAGATCCTGGTTCTGCCAAAGGAAAAGGAAATGGCGCCGAAGATCTACCAGTACCAACTGGGCGCGAACCCTTCTGCCGAAATCATTCCGGACGCACCGCGTACCGCCGAACTGAAACTCAAGCTCGAAGCGTTCCTGCAGACGGCCACCAAGAGCCTGATCGACAACACCGCCGGTGTGATTAACGGCAAGCCGGACTGA
- a CDS encoding START domain-containing protein yields the protein MGSLHRIAVLCGLTAVLATSAAQAEDWKVVKNEDGIKVSLSEVPGSDYKSYQGVTLMKTTVAKLRALQEDVPGACAWIHECKTQKLLKHEGDQSWTYTQFNTPWPVTPRDSILHVTTVEGADGSLTRNLEGVPKYLPEEKGFVRVAQIKGFWKFVPKGDQVEVTYQVHTEPGGSVPSMIANKFVVDAPFNTLKALKERAEK from the coding sequence ATGGGTTCGCTGCATCGTATCGCTGTGTTGTGTGGTTTGACTGCCGTGCTGGCCACTTCGGCTGCCCAGGCTGAAGACTGGAAAGTGGTCAAGAACGAAGACGGCATCAAGGTCTCCCTGAGCGAAGTGCCGGGTTCGGACTACAAGTCTTACCAGGGCGTGACCTTGATGAAGACTACCGTCGCCAAACTGCGCGCACTGCAGGAAGACGTCCCCGGTGCCTGTGCCTGGATTCACGAGTGCAAGACCCAGAAACTGCTCAAGCATGAAGGCGACCAGAGCTGGACCTATACCCAGTTCAATACGCCATGGCCGGTGACCCCGCGCGATTCGATCCTGCATGTCACCACCGTTGAGGGGGCCGATGGCAGCCTGACCCGCAACCTGGAAGGCGTGCCGAAGTATCTTCCGGAAGAAAAAGGCTTTGTCCGGGTCGCTCAGATCAAAGGCTTCTGGAAGTTCGTGCCGAAGGGCGATCAGGTCGAAGTGACCTATCAGGTCCACACCGAGCCGGGTGGCAGCGTGCCGTCGATGATTGCCAACAAGTTCGTGGTCGACGCACCGTTCAATACCCTGAAAGCCCTGAAAGAACGCGCCGAGAAGTAA
- a CDS encoding YkgJ family cysteine cluster protein, producing MKCREGCGACCIAPSISSPIPGMPDGKPAGERCVQLSVENLCSIFGRPERPAVCSGFSADVEVCGSSQEEAIRLLGWWEQMTAA from the coding sequence ATGAAATGCCGTGAAGGCTGTGGCGCCTGTTGCATTGCCCCTTCAATCAGCTCGCCGATCCCGGGCATGCCCGATGGCAAACCTGCCGGCGAACGTTGCGTTCAGCTGTCGGTCGAAAACCTGTGCAGCATTTTCGGCCGACCGGAACGTCCAGCGGTCTGTTCAGGGTTCAGCGCCGATGTCGAAGTCTGCGGAAGCAGTCAGGAAGAGGCGATCAGATTGCTCGGTTGGTGGGAGCAGATGACGGCGGCGTGA
- a CDS encoding translation initiation factor 2, whose protein sequence is MKANFPAAWVVLCLLLSGHVSGVMAASVQEKAPATTTARQPASAKKTAATPKVTQKKAAPVKKRPPIASKSKPASEVVKTQLPPARLDLSLPREMVQQLKPAGTVPLPRHDTVLPQMFGEKNSGFQLNGRLLSNEMQLQLRNEERRDVEGAALDFEFKQ, encoded by the coding sequence ATGAAAGCGAATTTTCCTGCCGCCTGGGTTGTTCTTTGCCTGTTGCTGTCGGGCCACGTGTCCGGGGTCATGGCGGCCTCCGTTCAGGAAAAGGCGCCAGCCACGACGACGGCCAGACAACCGGCCTCCGCGAAAAAGACCGCAGCAACGCCAAAGGTTACGCAGAAGAAAGCGGCTCCCGTAAAGAAGCGGCCTCCCATCGCCTCCAAGTCGAAACCTGCCAGCGAAGTGGTTAAAACGCAGTTGCCACCGGCCAGACTCGACCTGAGCCTGCCAAGGGAAATGGTTCAGCAGTTGAAACCTGCCGGTACCGTGCCGTTGCCCAGGCACGATACGGTCCTGCCGCAGATGTTCGGTGAAAAGAACAGCGGGTTCCAGCTCAACGGTCGCCTGTTGAGCAATGAAATGCAGTTGCAGCTGCGCAATGAAGAGCGCAGAGACGTCGAAGGCGCGGCGCTGGATTTCGAATTCAAGCAGTAA